Part of the Lates calcarifer isolate ASB-BC8 linkage group LG6, TLL_Latcal_v3, whole genome shotgun sequence genome, CTCTCATTACCACTCACCCCGTTTCATTGCCAGACAGTTCAACTGACTGAGCATCTGTGAGATAGTACCaataagtgtgagtgtgttacagaggaaattttttttttttttttttagtttgtatttTGTGCATCAGCAGTGGTTCTGCAAGTATTTCAATTTTAAGTCTCATCCTCAGCTACATATACAATAAAAGGTAAAGGCTATGATGGATGTCAGACTGGCAAAGACAAACTGATGTGCAGACAGGAAGAAatgcagggagagacagagagaaagagagaaaaagaaagacaaactgCCTAATGATACCAtcagtgaagtttttttttcattattcttatGTGTACATGTTATATATGTATACTTTCAGTATACTTTCATATACACATTAGTATGTAATAGTAAGAGTACTAATAATGTAAAGTTTGAAGGTGTTTGCTTCAAATGGGAgcacattgttttttaaaagaggaaaaggcaCAGTCGTCTTCCCGATGAATTTTCTTGGTGTGGTGTGACCTGTAGCTTATTGTGGCAAATTTCTTTTTGAAAGATATTGCTGTGTAACCAGTGGTAAGATGTAGTTCACTTTAGTCAACTTCACAGCATTTATACTGCTACTACATTTTAGCATTAGACTAACCATTGCCTTTATCACACAAGCTTATAGTGAGAGTATGATTTCTTTTACCATCTCACCATACCCTCTTCTTTTGTCTTTACCAGGTTGTGAAAGTTGTTGGAAGCAACATCTCCCATAAACTGCGCCTCTCCCGAGTCAAGCCGTCCGATGAGGGCACCTATGAATGCCGCGTCATTGACTTCAGCGATGACGCAGGTGCCCGCCACCACCGTGTCAGGGCCTATCTGCAGGTGGTGCCAGAGAGCGACATCATCgacaccaaccacaacaacttCGAGGCCTTGGACGACACCAAGAGAGAAGTGGGGTTCGTTGACGGGGACGACGTGGATTCTCACGGTAGCACCAGAGAGCACGCTCACGACCACCACCAGAACCACGGCCACCACCAGGAGCACGGCAAGAGGTCTTCATCGCCGGCTCACCACGGCCACAGCCACAGCggcagcagtcagcagcagaaGGCCGGCAGAGAGCTGAGGAAGAGGGACGTGGACAGTAACCACAGCCACAATGACTGCACCAATGAGCCGAGCTGTGCGCTGTAGATGTTGGCTCGTGACACCTGAGTGATAGATTACATGAGGATTGCATAACATGATGTGTGTCACAGCATAAAAAGCTACTCTTCCCACACAGTGCAGGCCTGTGCACAAATCCAGAACCCCtagaaatgtacagtatggcTTATTCAGAGCACAGTGCTATAAACTGTGCAGGGaatgtagcttttttttttgctgtgcaCGAGTCTGGGTTGGACTGCTCACTGTCTGTAAAGCCTGGCTTCACGACATTCagcaagggggggggggggggggggggctgatgTGTAGATCTAGGCAGCTCCACTGTTTCTGGTCTCAgcaccaacaaaaaaaaagactcttGTCCCACTATTAACCCATGCTCTGTTCCACTCTTATGTTAGATACTGTAAAATGACATCCCTGCTTTGACGCTCATACTTCTTCCACTGCCTTACTCTTGTCATTTGATACACCCTCAGAAAAAAGTATAAAGTTATACCTTTTGAAACTGGGTCTATCCccagtaaaagaaaatgttcctTTTATTCTGAGAGTGCACTGAATGAAACTCAACAGTCAGTAATTCTTTCCTTGGAAATCGTGTCCTTAGCTTTTTACCTAGAGCACAAGCTTCATTACATCTTTTTGTGCATTCAAATAATGGACATGAATACGGTGCAAAACTTGTATACAACCAAAATTCAGCAAGTAATTCCGTGTTTActgacaggaagaaagaaacaTGCTTCCTTTCAGCAGGAATTCATCAAAGTCCTAGAGCTGCAGTGCTCATCAAGGACAGATACATCCTCATTTCGTTTCAGTTGGAGtaaatacagcagcagtgtggaaagCGTGGGATTTCTACAACCACATTTGTACGCAATTCAAACAAAGCACATCACAGGCTGTGTTTTCCCCACAGCGCTTTAGAGTTTATGAACAACACCGCAACAGAAAGTGTGATTTTTATTCACCCCTTGAGCTACAGGTTCGATCCATTCGTGGCTGTTCAGGCTGAGAGAAATCAATCGAATTGTTCCATGTGGACACCACCTGTTTGGAAAGCCACGAAAAGATCAAATCTGAGCCACtaaattaaaaatctgatttggTGTGCCTCTGAATCTGGACTACcaatgaaaagaaga contains:
- the LOC108882650 gene encoding V-set and transmembrane domain-containing protein 2-like protein; this encodes MGAFQVLLGSLHYMGLYIQLSVSTRQAGHGEIDYHISGNAMFTEVPHDMTAQRGQDVEMACSFRGAGTPSYSLEIQWWYIRNHLDWTDRQPWTTNEVAPEEEMPKDATKISVVKVVGSNISHKLRLSRVKPSDEGTYECRVIDFSDDAGARHHRVRAYLQVVPESDIIDTNHNNFEALDDTKREVGFVDGDDVDSHGSTREHAHDHHQNHGHHQEHGKRSSSPAHHGHSHSGSSQQQKAGRELRKRDVDSNHSHNDCTNEPSCAL